A window of Dromaius novaehollandiae isolate bDroNov1 chromosome 35, bDroNov1.hap1, whole genome shotgun sequence contains these coding sequences:
- the NXF1 gene encoding nuclear RNA export factor 1: MAEEGKGGYSEHDDRVGGRGFSGRRKRGRGPFRTKLYSEASSRARSRGSAGSGLRARLEEDDGDVPMSDAHDSPRSRYLPYGPRPNRAANIHITVRRDLPAQERSGGSSRDGGRRNWFKITIPYGKKYDKSWLLSSIQNLCSVPFTPVEFHYDHNRAQFYVEDATTASALKQVSRKITDRDNYKVVIIINSSAPPQSLQNELKPEEIEQVKLCMSKRYDGSQKALDLKSLRTDPDLVSQSIDVVLNQRSCMLVVLRIIEENIPELLSLNLSSNKLYRLDDLGELAQKAAGLKILDLSRNELKSDRELDKVKGLKLEELWLDGNPLCDAFRDQSTYISSVRERFPKLLRLDGHELPPPIAFDVEAPTTLPPCKGSYFGSDDLKVLVLRFLQQYYSIYDSSDRQGLLDAYHDGACCSLSIPFGPQNPPRNSLNEYFKDSRNVKKLKDPTMRFKLLKHTRLNVVAFLNELPKTQHDVNSFVVDICAQTNTLLCFAVHGIFKEVDGKSRDSVRAFTRMFIAVPAGNTGLCIVNDELFVRNATTEEIRKAFVMPAPTPSSSPVPTLSAEQQEMLAAFSMQSGMNLEWSQKCLQDNDWDYGRAGQVFTQLKLEGKIPEVAFLK; this comes from the exons ATGGCGGAGGAGGGCAAGGGGGGGTACAGCg AGCATGATGACCGCGTCGGCGGCCGCGGCTTCTCGGGGCGGCGGAAGAGGGGCCGGGGCCCGTTCCGCACCAAGCTCTACAGCGAGGCGAGCAGCCGGGCGCGCAGCCGCGGCAGCGCTGGCTCCGGCCTCCGCGCCCGCCTGGAGGAGGACGACGGCGACGTGCCCATGAGCGACGCCCACGACAGCCCCCGGAGCCGATA TTTGCCCTACGGGCCGCGGCCCAACCGCGCCGCCAACATCCACATCACGGTGAGGCGAGACCTGCCCGCCCAGGAgcgcagcggcggcagcagccgcgACGGCGGCCGGCGCAACTGGTTCAAGATCACG ATCCCCTACGGGAAGAAGTACGACAAGTCATGGCTGCTGAGCTCGATCCAGAACCTCTGCAGCGTCCCCTTCACTCCCGTCGAG TTCCACTACGACCACAACCGGGCGCAGTTCTACGTGGAGGACGCCACCACCGCCAGCGCGCTCAAGCAGGTCTCCCGCAAGATCACCGACAGGGACAACTACAAG GTGGTGATAATCATCAACTCCTCGGCTCCGCCGCAGTCACTGCAGAACGAGCTGAAGCCGGAGGAGATTGAGCAGGTGAAG CTGTGCATGAGCAAGAGGTACGACGGCTCACAGAAGGCCTTGGACCTCAAGAGCCTCCGCACGGACCCGG ACCTGGTGTCGCAGAGCATCGACGTGGTGCTGAACCAGCGCAGCTGCATGCTGGTGGTGCTGCGCATCATCGAGGAGAACATCCCCGAG ctgctgtcgctgaacCTGAGCAGCAACAAACTCTACCGCCTAGATGACCTGGGCGAGCTGGCGCAGAAGGCCGCCGGCCTCAAGATCCTCGACCTCTCTCGCAACGAG CTCAAGTCGGACCGGGAGCTGGACAAGGTGAAAGGGCTCAAGCTGGAGGAGCTCTGGCTGGACGGAAACCCGCTGTGCGACGCCTTCCGCGACCAGTCCACCTACATCAG CTCCGTCAGAGAGCGCTTCCCGAAGCTGCTGCGCCTG GACGGCCACGAGCTCCCCCCGCCCATCGCCTTCGACGTGGAGGCGCCCACGACGCTGCCCCCCTGCAAG ggcagctACTTCGGCTCAGACGACCTGAAGGTGCTGGTGCTGCGGTTCCTGCAGCA GTACTACTCCATCTACGACTCCAGCGACCGGCAGGGGCTGCTGGACGCCTACCACGACGGCGCCTGCTGCTCCCTCAGCATCCCCTTCGGGCCCCAAAACCCGCCCAG GAACAGCCTGAACGAGTACTTCAAGGACAGCAGGAACGTGAAGAAGCTCAAGGACCCCA ccatGCGCTTCAAGCTGCTCAAGCACACGCGGCTCAATGTGGTGGCGTTCCTCAACGAGCTGCCCAAGACCCAGCACGACGTCAACTCCTTCGTGGTGGACATCTGCGCCCAGACG AACACGCTGCTCTGCTTCGCCGTGCACGGGATCTTCAAGGAAG TGGACGGCAAGTCCCGCGATTCCGTGCGTGCCTTCACCCGCATGTTCATCGCCGTGCCGGCCGGCAACACGGG gctctgcatcgtcaACGACGAGCTCTTCGTGCGCAACGCCACCACGGAGGAGATCCGCAAGGCCTTCGTCATGCCGGCGCCCACGCCCTCCTCCAGCCCCGTGCCCACCCTCTCCGCCGAGCAGCAGGAGATGCTCGCTGCCTTCTCCATGCAGTCGGGCATGAACCTCGAGTGGTCCCAGAA GTGCCTGCAGGACAACGACTGGGACTACGGCCGGGCTGGGCAGGTCTTCACCCAGCTCAAG CTGGAGGGGAAAATCCCAGAGGTAGCATTTCTGAAGTGA
- the TMEM223 gene encoding transmembrane protein 223 yields MAVRAEVAVPGASSAPALPRKRRRGGAAMAAAGRARAAAAAAALDTAVPRDVVLFRHERDRFFRLVGLFCAGQGLFWGYLAHFAFTALRPAPAPAAAAGDDPLRPRDNKWRLGFTASCLTLGSLIVAAGCLFPRRAVRQVTLLRGGRHVSIGTHAPLGLGRGGSFTVPLQHVSCGAHRAEVRAALPLKVKGRPFYFLLDKQGHVCHPRLFDLTVGAYRKL; encoded by the exons ATGGCGGTGCGGGCGGAAGTGGCTGTTCCCGGCGCTTCCAGTGCCCCTGCGCTGCCCCGGaagcggcgccgcggcggcgcagcgatggcggcggcgggccgggcgcgggcggcggcggcggcggcggcgctggacACGGCGGTGCCGCGGGACGTGGTGCTCTTCCGCCACGAGCGCGACCGCTTCTTCCGGCTCGTGGGGCTCTTCTGCGCCGGGCAGGGGCTCTTCTGGGGCTACCTGGCGCACTTCGCCTTCACGGCgctgcgccccgcgcccgcccccgccgccgccgccggcgacGACCCGCTGCGGCCCCGCGACAACAAGTGGCGCCTCGGCTTCACCGCCTCCTGCCTCACGCTCG gGTCGCTGATCGTGGCGGCGGGCTGCCTGTTCCCCCGGCGCGCGGTGCGGCAGGTGAcgctgctgcggggcggccgccacgTGTCCATCGGCACCCACGCGCCGCTggggctgggccgcggcggcagcTTCACGGTGCCACTGCAGCACGTGTCCTGCGGCGCCCACCGGGCCGAGGTgcgggccgcgctgccgctcAAGGTGAAGGGGCGCCCCTTCTACTTCCTGCTGGACAAGCAGGGCCACGTCTGCCATCCCCGGCTCTTCGACCTCACCGTCGGCGCCTACCGCAAGCTCTAG
- the LOC112996198 gene encoding alpha-actinin-3 isoform X2: protein MTALESQAPFGLAYVADDYMQQEEDWDRDLLLDPAWEKQQRKTFTAWCNSHLRKAGTQIENIEEDFRNGLKLMLLLEVISGERLPKPDKGKMRFHKIANVNKALDFIASKGVKLVSIGAEEIVDGNLKMTLGMIWTIILRFAIQDISVEETSAKEGLLLWCQRKTAPYRNVNVQNFHISWKDGLALCALIHRHRPDLIDYAKLRKDDPIGNLNTAFEVAEKYLDIPKMLDAEDIVNTPKPDEKAIMTYVSCFYHAFAGAEQAETAANRICKVLAVNQENEKLMEEYEKLASELLEWIRRTVPWLENRAPETSMAAMQRKLEDFRDYRRVHKPPRVQEKCQLEINFNTLQTKLRLSNRPAFMPSEGKMVSDIANAWKGLEQVEKGYEEWLLTEIRRLQRLDHLAEKFKHKATLHEGWTRGKEELLSQRDYEAASLTEVRALLRRHEAFESDLAAHQDRVEQIAAIAQELNELDYHDAATVNARCQAICDQWDTLGTLTQKRRDALERTEKLLETIDQLYLEFAKRAAPFNNWMDGAVEDLQDMFIVHSIEEIQSLIAAHEQFKATLPEADRERMAIVGIHGEIQKIAQTYGIKLSGGNPYTALTHLDIAGKWDTVKKLVPHRDQTLQEELSRQQSNERLRRQFAAQANIIGPWIQTKMEELSRVSVDASSSLEDQMSRLKQHEQNIINYKSNIDKLEGDHQLIQEALVFDNRHTNYTMEHIRVGWEQLLTTVARTINEVENQILTRDAKGISQEQMNEFRASFNHFDRKRNGMMDPDDFRACLISMGYDLGEVEFARIMMLVDPNNTGVVTFQAFIDFMTRETAETDTAEQVMASFKILAGDKNYITVEELRRELPAEQAEYCISRMVKYVGSDAVPGALDYVSFSNALYGESDL, encoded by the exons ATGACCGCCCTCGAGAGCCAGGCGCCCTTCGGGCTGGCCTACGTGGCCGACGACTacatgcagcaggaggaggactGGGACCGCGACCTGCTGCTCGACCCGgcctgggagaagcagcagcgGAAG ACCTTCACGGCCTGGTGCAACTCCCACCTGCGCAAGGCCGGGACCCAGATCGAGAACATCGAGGAAGACTTCCGCAACGGGCTGAAGctcatgctgctgctggaggtcATCTCGG GTGAGCGGCTGCCGAAGCCGGACAAGGGCAAGATGCGTTTCCACAAGATCGCCAACGTCAACAAGGCCCTGGACTTCATCGCCAGCAAGGGGGTGAAGCTGGTCTCCATCGGGGCCGAGG AAATCGTCGACGGGAACCTCAAGATGACGCTGGGCATGATCTGGACCATCATCCTGCGCTTTGCCATCCAGGACATCTCCGTGGAGG AGACCTCGGCCAAGGAGGGGCTGCTGCTCTGGTGCCAGCGGAAGACGGCCCCATACCGCAACGTCAACGTGCAAAACTTCCACATCAG CTGGAAGGACGGCCTGGCCCTCTGCGCCCTCATCCACCGCCACCGCCCCGACCTCATTGACTACGCGAAGCTCCGCAAG gaCGATCCCATCGGCAACCTCAACACGGCCTTCGAGGTGGCCGAGAAGTACCTGGACATCCCCAAGATGCTGGACGCCGAAG ACATCGTCAACACCCCCAAGCCGGACGAGAAGGCCATCATGACCTACGTGTCCTGCTTCTACCACGCCTTCGCCGGCGCTGAGCAg GCCGAGACGGCCGCCAACAGGATCTGCAAAGTGCTGGCCGTCAACCAGGAGAACGAGAAGCTCATGGAGGAGTACGAGAAGCTGGCCAGCGAG CTCCTGGAGTGGATCCGCCGCACGGTGCCCTGGCTGGAGAACCGCGCGCCCGAGACCAGCATGGCGGCCATGCAGCGCAAGCTGGAGGACTTCCGCGACTACCGGCGCGTGCACAAGCCACCGCGCGTGCAGGAGAAGTGCCAGCTGGAGATCAACTTCAACACGCTGCAGACCAAGCTGCGGCTCAGCAACCGCCCCGCCTTCATGCCCTCCGAGGGCAAGATGGTGTCG GACATCGCCAACGCCTGGAAAGGGCTGGAGCAGGTGGAGAAGGGCTACGAGGAGTGGCTGCTCACCGAGATCCGGCGCCTGCAGCGCCTCGACCACCTGGCCGAGAAGTTCAAGCACAAGGCGACGCTGCACGAGGGCTGGACGCGGG gcaaggaggagctgctctcgCAGCGCGACTACGAGGCGGCCTCGCTCACCGAGGTGCGGGCCCTGCTGCGCCGGCACGAGGCCTTCGAGAGCGACCTGGCCGCCCACCAGGACCGCGTGGAGCAGATCGCTGCCATCGCCCAGGAGCTCAA CGAGCTGGACTACCATGACGCGGCGACGGTGAACGCGCGGTGCCAGGCCATCTGCGACCAGTGGGACACGCTGGGGACCCTCACGCAGAAACGACGGGATGCCCTGGAG CGCACGGAAAAGCTGCTGGAGACCATCGACCAGCTGTACCTGGAGTTCGCCAAGCGAGCGGCCCCCTTCAACAACTGGATGGACGGGGCCGTGGAGGACCTGCAGGACATGTTCATCGTGCACAGCATCGAGGAGATACAG AGCCTGATCGCGGCCCACGAGCAGTTCAAGGCGACGCTGCCGGAGGCTGACCGGGAGCGGATGGCCATCGTGGGCATCCACGGGGAGATCCAGAAGATCGCGCAGACGTACGGCATCAAGCTGAGCGGGGGCAACCCCTACACAGCCCTCACCCACCTGGACATCGCCGGCAAGTGGGACACG GTGAAGAAGCTGGTCCCCCACCGTGACCAGACGCTGCAGGAGGAGCTCTCCCGCCAGCAGAGCAACGAGCGGCTTCGGCGGCAGTTCGCCGCCCAGGCCAACATCATTGGGCCTTGGATCCAGACCAAGATGGAG GAGCTCAGCCGCGTCTCAGTGGAtgccagcagctccctggagGACCAGATGAGCCGCCTGAAGCAGCATGAGCAGAACATCATCAACTACAAGTCCAACATTGACAAGCTGGAGGGCGACCACCAGCTCATCCAGGAGGCCCTGGTCTTTGACAACCGGCACACGAACTACACCATGGAG CACATCCGCGTGGGCTGGGAGCAGCTGCTGACCACGGTGGCGCGGACCATCAACGAGGTGGAGAACCAGATCCTGACACGCGACGCCAAGGGCATCAGCCAGGAGCAGATGAATGAGTTCCGGGCGTCCTTCAACCACTTTGATAGG AAGAGGAACGGCATGATGGACCCGGACGACTTCCGCGCCTGCCTCATCTCCATGGGCTATGACCTG GGTGAGGTGGAGTTTGCCCGGATCATGATGCTCGTGGACCCCAACAACACGGGGGTCGTCACCTTCCAGGCCTTCATCGACTTCATGACCCGGGAGACGGCTGAGACGGACACGGCTGAGCAGGTCATGGCCTCCTTCAAGATCCTGGCAGGGGACAAG AACTACATCACGGTGGAGGAGCTGCGGCGGGAGCTGCCGGCCGAGCAGGCCGAGTACTGCATCAGCCGCATGGTGAAGTACGTGGGGTCCGACGCCGTGCCCGGCGCCCTCGACTACGTCTCCTTCTCCAACGCGCTCTACGGCGAGAGCGACCTGTGA
- the LOC112996198 gene encoding alpha-actinin-3 isoform X1: MTALESQAPFGLAYVADDYMQQEEDWDRDLLLDPAWEKQQRKTFTAWCNSHLRKAGTQIENIEEDFRNGLKLMLLLEVISGERLPKPDKGKMRFHKIANVNKALDFIASKGVKLVSIGAEEIVDGNLKMTLGMIWTIILRFAIQDISVEETSAKEGLLLWCQRKTAPYRNVNVQNFHISWKDGLALCALIHRHRPDLIDYAKLRKDDPIGNLNTAFEVAEKYLDIPKMLDAEDIVNTPKPDEKAIMTYVSCFYHAFAGAEQAETAANRICKVLAVNQENEKLMEEYEKLASELLEWIRRTVPWLENRAPETSMAAMQRKLEDFRDYRRVHKPPRVQEKCQLEINFNTLQTKLRLSNRPAFMPSEGKMVSDIANAWKGLEQVEKGYEEWLLTEIRRLQRLDHLAEKFKHKATLHEGWTRGKEELLSQRDYEAASLTEVRALLRRHEAFESDLAAHQDRVEQIAAIAQELNELDYHDAATVNARCQAICDQWDTLGTLTQKRRDALERTEKLLETIDQLYLEFAKRAAPFNNWMDGAVEDLQDMFIVHSIEEIQSLIAAHEQFKATLPEADRERMAIVGIHGEIQKIAQTYGIKLSGGNPYTALTHLDIAGKWDTVKKLVPHRDQTLQEELSRQQSNERLRRQFAAQANIIGPWIQTKMEELSRVSVDASSSLEDQMSRLKQHEQNIINYKSNIDKLEGDHQLIQEALVFDNRHTNYTMEHIRVGWEQLLTTVARTINEVENQILTRDAKGISQEQMNEFRASFNHFDRKRNGMMDPDDFRACLISMGYDLVGAQRDPLVGVTPNVPSTVDPPPCVSPQGEVEFARIMMLVDPNNTGVVTFQAFIDFMTRETAETDTAEQVMASFKILAGDKNYITVEELRRELPAEQAEYCISRMVKYVGSDAVPGALDYVSFSNALYGESDL, encoded by the exons ATGACCGCCCTCGAGAGCCAGGCGCCCTTCGGGCTGGCCTACGTGGCCGACGACTacatgcagcaggaggaggactGGGACCGCGACCTGCTGCTCGACCCGgcctgggagaagcagcagcgGAAG ACCTTCACGGCCTGGTGCAACTCCCACCTGCGCAAGGCCGGGACCCAGATCGAGAACATCGAGGAAGACTTCCGCAACGGGCTGAAGctcatgctgctgctggaggtcATCTCGG GTGAGCGGCTGCCGAAGCCGGACAAGGGCAAGATGCGTTTCCACAAGATCGCCAACGTCAACAAGGCCCTGGACTTCATCGCCAGCAAGGGGGTGAAGCTGGTCTCCATCGGGGCCGAGG AAATCGTCGACGGGAACCTCAAGATGACGCTGGGCATGATCTGGACCATCATCCTGCGCTTTGCCATCCAGGACATCTCCGTGGAGG AGACCTCGGCCAAGGAGGGGCTGCTGCTCTGGTGCCAGCGGAAGACGGCCCCATACCGCAACGTCAACGTGCAAAACTTCCACATCAG CTGGAAGGACGGCCTGGCCCTCTGCGCCCTCATCCACCGCCACCGCCCCGACCTCATTGACTACGCGAAGCTCCGCAAG gaCGATCCCATCGGCAACCTCAACACGGCCTTCGAGGTGGCCGAGAAGTACCTGGACATCCCCAAGATGCTGGACGCCGAAG ACATCGTCAACACCCCCAAGCCGGACGAGAAGGCCATCATGACCTACGTGTCCTGCTTCTACCACGCCTTCGCCGGCGCTGAGCAg GCCGAGACGGCCGCCAACAGGATCTGCAAAGTGCTGGCCGTCAACCAGGAGAACGAGAAGCTCATGGAGGAGTACGAGAAGCTGGCCAGCGAG CTCCTGGAGTGGATCCGCCGCACGGTGCCCTGGCTGGAGAACCGCGCGCCCGAGACCAGCATGGCGGCCATGCAGCGCAAGCTGGAGGACTTCCGCGACTACCGGCGCGTGCACAAGCCACCGCGCGTGCAGGAGAAGTGCCAGCTGGAGATCAACTTCAACACGCTGCAGACCAAGCTGCGGCTCAGCAACCGCCCCGCCTTCATGCCCTCCGAGGGCAAGATGGTGTCG GACATCGCCAACGCCTGGAAAGGGCTGGAGCAGGTGGAGAAGGGCTACGAGGAGTGGCTGCTCACCGAGATCCGGCGCCTGCAGCGCCTCGACCACCTGGCCGAGAAGTTCAAGCACAAGGCGACGCTGCACGAGGGCTGGACGCGGG gcaaggaggagctgctctcgCAGCGCGACTACGAGGCGGCCTCGCTCACCGAGGTGCGGGCCCTGCTGCGCCGGCACGAGGCCTTCGAGAGCGACCTGGCCGCCCACCAGGACCGCGTGGAGCAGATCGCTGCCATCGCCCAGGAGCTCAA CGAGCTGGACTACCATGACGCGGCGACGGTGAACGCGCGGTGCCAGGCCATCTGCGACCAGTGGGACACGCTGGGGACCCTCACGCAGAAACGACGGGATGCCCTGGAG CGCACGGAAAAGCTGCTGGAGACCATCGACCAGCTGTACCTGGAGTTCGCCAAGCGAGCGGCCCCCTTCAACAACTGGATGGACGGGGCCGTGGAGGACCTGCAGGACATGTTCATCGTGCACAGCATCGAGGAGATACAG AGCCTGATCGCGGCCCACGAGCAGTTCAAGGCGACGCTGCCGGAGGCTGACCGGGAGCGGATGGCCATCGTGGGCATCCACGGGGAGATCCAGAAGATCGCGCAGACGTACGGCATCAAGCTGAGCGGGGGCAACCCCTACACAGCCCTCACCCACCTGGACATCGCCGGCAAGTGGGACACG GTGAAGAAGCTGGTCCCCCACCGTGACCAGACGCTGCAGGAGGAGCTCTCCCGCCAGCAGAGCAACGAGCGGCTTCGGCGGCAGTTCGCCGCCCAGGCCAACATCATTGGGCCTTGGATCCAGACCAAGATGGAG GAGCTCAGCCGCGTCTCAGTGGAtgccagcagctccctggagGACCAGATGAGCCGCCTGAAGCAGCATGAGCAGAACATCATCAACTACAAGTCCAACATTGACAAGCTGGAGGGCGACCACCAGCTCATCCAGGAGGCCCTGGTCTTTGACAACCGGCACACGAACTACACCATGGAG CACATCCGCGTGGGCTGGGAGCAGCTGCTGACCACGGTGGCGCGGACCATCAACGAGGTGGAGAACCAGATCCTGACACGCGACGCCAAGGGCATCAGCCAGGAGCAGATGAATGAGTTCCGGGCGTCCTTCAACCACTTTGATAGG AAGAGGAACGGCATGATGGACCCGGACGACTTCCGCGCCTGCCTCATCTCCATGGGCTATGACCTGGTAGGGGCCCAGCGTGACCCCCTCGTGGGGGTGACCCCCAACGTCCCCAGCACTGTTGATCCCCCCCCTTGCGTCTCTCCCCAGGGTGAGGTGGAGTTTGCCCGGATCATGATGCTCGTGGACCCCAACAACACGGGGGTCGTCACCTTCCAGGCCTTCATCGACTTCATGACCCGGGAGACGGCTGAGACGGACACGGCTGAGCAGGTCATGGCCTCCTTCAAGATCCTGGCAGGGGACAAG AACTACATCACGGTGGAGGAGCTGCGGCGGGAGCTGCCGGCCGAGCAGGCCGAGTACTGCATCAGCCGCATGGTGAAGTACGTGGGGTCCGACGCCGTGCCCGGCGCCCTCGACTACGTCTCCTTCTCCAACGCGCTCTACGGCGAGAGCGACCTGTGA
- the LOC112994890 gene encoding dapper homolog 2-like isoform X1: protein MSRCSGPERGRLGERLRAGLAGLRELELLRAAQRGAVRGALGRPDGELPPRKLHRSRSEDLLGDPAKPELPPPGAMETVTPETATLADTDSRPSSGFYELGSLSDSCPSVRSEGPGSPARSRPRSADEAAACLLHLRLRSLAGARRPGSTGDLELVRSLGDACPQRPPYERDLVSRSTSEIYRYPSPLHAVALQSPLFTGPPHRERPASPPAALPASVPRRAPALSAEQCRARLDRYISALVLQHKCRAASGRPEPGRLSGQQKSQSLSSVCSSPPGVGPLAGWKIRRRISTCSYLRSAEYPEGVRDPTSLELPGRCSSAASSVGSVQSGELAAGSLPEPLLPEGPARALGLLAPPRGGDHADRERLYCGKHASRELVKASEGAEKSWLGPRGLLRRITLRRQPHEQGARCSSEVNVCVAAPGPEAPGRHKWASVLEISGWWEGAKPCPARLGCHLAFSTDSCFRGEVDAGRQLPGCVLPPRGAAVPGPAGLRLRRACSFKELKRMVSRSFRPLGLRGGGGAR from the exons ATGTCCCGGTGCAGcggccccgagcgcggccgcctgggcgagcggctgcgggccgggctggcggggctgcgcgagctggagctgctgcgggcggcgcagcgcggcgcggtgCGCGGCGCCCTCGGCCGCCCG GACGGGGAGCTGCCCCCGCGGAAGCTGCACCGGAGCCGCTCTGAGGACCTGCTGGGGGACCCCGCCAAGCCAGAGCTGCCGCCCCCCGGGGCCATGGAGACCGTCACCCCCGAGACGGCTACGCTGGCCGACACCGACTCCCGGCCCAGTTCAG GCTTCTACGAGCTGGGCTCGCTGTCGGACTCATGCCCCTCGGTGCGCAGCGAgggccccggctccccggcccgctCCCGCCCGCGCTCGGCTGACGAGGCCGCCGCGTGCCTCCTCCACCTGCGGCTGCGGTCCCTggcgggcgcccggcgccccggctCCACTG gTGACCTGGAGTTGGTCCGGAGCCTGGGGGACgcctgcccgcagcggccacccTACGAGCGCGACCTCGTGTCCCGCAGCACCAGCGAGATCTACCGCTACCCCAGCCCCTTGCACGCCGTGGCCCTGCAGAGCCCCCTCTTCACTGGCCCGCCCCACCGGGAGCGGCCAGCCTCACCACCGGCCGCCCTGCCGGCCAGCGTGCCCCGGCGCGCCCCGGCGCTCTCGGCGGAGCAGTGCCGGGCCCGGCTGGACCGCTATATCTCTGCGCTGGTGCTGCAGCACAAGTGCCGCGCGGCCAgcggccgccccgagcccggGCGCCTCTCGGGCCAGCAGAAGAGCCAGTCGCTCTCCTCTGTCTGCAGCTCCCCACCAGGCGTGGGGCCACTGGCGGGCTGGAAGATCCGCAGGCGCATCTCCACCTGCTCCTATCTCCGCTCCGCAGAGTATCCCGAGGGCGTGCGCGACCCCACCAGCCTGGAGCTGCCAGGCAGGTGCAGCTCTGCCGCCTCCTCCGTGGGCTCCGTCCAGTCCGGGGAGCTTGCAGCAGGCTCCCTCCCAGAGCCGCTCTTGCCGGAAGGGCCGGCCAGGGCGCTGGGGCTCCTGGCTCCCCCCCGGGGAGGGGACCACGCTGACCGGGAGAGGCTGTACTGCGGGAAGCACGCTTCCCGGGAGCTGGTGAAGGCGTCGGAGGGTGCGGAGAAGAGCTGGCTCGGTCCCCGGGGGCTCCTGCGCCGGATCACCCTCCGCCGCCAGCCCCATGAGCAGGGCGCCCGCTGCAGCTCCGAGGTGAACGTCTGCGTGGCAGCGCCAGGACCTGAGGCCCCCGGGCGGCACAAATGGGCCTCGGTGCTGGAGATCTCTGGCTGGTGGGAGGGCGccaagccctgccctgcccggctcGGCTGCCACCTCGCCTTCTCCACGGACTCCTGCTTCCGCGGCGAGGTGGACGCCGGGCGCCAGCTCCCCGGCTGCGTCCTCCCACCCCGTGGTGCGGCCGTGCCGGGCCCTGCTGGCTTGCGGCTGCGCCGGGCCTGCTCCTTCAAGGAGCTGAAGCGGATGGTGAGCCGCTCCTTCCGGCCCCTGGGGCTCCGAGGCGGTGGCGGCGCAAGGTGA
- the LOC112994890 gene encoding dapper homolog 1-like isoform X2, which produces METVTPETATLADTDSRPSSGFYELGSLSDSCPSVRSEGPGSPARSRPRSADEAAACLLHLRLRSLAGARRPGSTGDLELVRSLGDACPQRPPYERDLVSRSTSEIYRYPSPLHAVALQSPLFTGPPHRERPASPPAALPASVPRRAPALSAEQCRARLDRYISALVLQHKCRAASGRPEPGRLSGQQKSQSLSSVCSSPPGVGPLAGWKIRRRISTCSYLRSAEYPEGVRDPTSLELPGRCSSAASSVGSVQSGELAAGSLPEPLLPEGPARALGLLAPPRGGDHADRERLYCGKHASRELVKASEGAEKSWLGPRGLLRRITLRRQPHEQGARCSSEVNVCVAAPGPEAPGRHKWASVLEISGWWEGAKPCPARLGCHLAFSTDSCFRGEVDAGRQLPGCVLPPRGAAVPGPAGLRLRRACSFKELKRMVSRSFRPLGLRGGGGAR; this is translated from the exons ATGGAGACCGTCACCCCCGAGACGGCTACGCTGGCCGACACCGACTCCCGGCCCAGTTCAG GCTTCTACGAGCTGGGCTCGCTGTCGGACTCATGCCCCTCGGTGCGCAGCGAgggccccggctccccggcccgctCCCGCCCGCGCTCGGCTGACGAGGCCGCCGCGTGCCTCCTCCACCTGCGGCTGCGGTCCCTggcgggcgcccggcgccccggctCCACTG gTGACCTGGAGTTGGTCCGGAGCCTGGGGGACgcctgcccgcagcggccacccTACGAGCGCGACCTCGTGTCCCGCAGCACCAGCGAGATCTACCGCTACCCCAGCCCCTTGCACGCCGTGGCCCTGCAGAGCCCCCTCTTCACTGGCCCGCCCCACCGGGAGCGGCCAGCCTCACCACCGGCCGCCCTGCCGGCCAGCGTGCCCCGGCGCGCCCCGGCGCTCTCGGCGGAGCAGTGCCGGGCCCGGCTGGACCGCTATATCTCTGCGCTGGTGCTGCAGCACAAGTGCCGCGCGGCCAgcggccgccccgagcccggGCGCCTCTCGGGCCAGCAGAAGAGCCAGTCGCTCTCCTCTGTCTGCAGCTCCCCACCAGGCGTGGGGCCACTGGCGGGCTGGAAGATCCGCAGGCGCATCTCCACCTGCTCCTATCTCCGCTCCGCAGAGTATCCCGAGGGCGTGCGCGACCCCACCAGCCTGGAGCTGCCAGGCAGGTGCAGCTCTGCCGCCTCCTCCGTGGGCTCCGTCCAGTCCGGGGAGCTTGCAGCAGGCTCCCTCCCAGAGCCGCTCTTGCCGGAAGGGCCGGCCAGGGCGCTGGGGCTCCTGGCTCCCCCCCGGGGAGGGGACCACGCTGACCGGGAGAGGCTGTACTGCGGGAAGCACGCTTCCCGGGAGCTGGTGAAGGCGTCGGAGGGTGCGGAGAAGAGCTGGCTCGGTCCCCGGGGGCTCCTGCGCCGGATCACCCTCCGCCGCCAGCCCCATGAGCAGGGCGCCCGCTGCAGCTCCGAGGTGAACGTCTGCGTGGCAGCGCCAGGACCTGAGGCCCCCGGGCGGCACAAATGGGCCTCGGTGCTGGAGATCTCTGGCTGGTGGGAGGGCGccaagccctgccctgcccggctcGGCTGCCACCTCGCCTTCTCCACGGACTCCTGCTTCCGCGGCGAGGTGGACGCCGGGCGCCAGCTCCCCGGCTGCGTCCTCCCACCCCGTGGTGCGGCCGTGCCGGGCCCTGCTGGCTTGCGGCTGCGCCGGGCCTGCTCCTTCAAGGAGCTGAAGCGGATGGTGAGCCGCTCCTTCCGGCCCCTGGGGCTCCGAGGCGGTGGCGGCGCAAGGTGA